A genomic window from Candidatus Acetothermia bacterium includes:
- a CDS encoding ABC transporter permease → MTAYIIRRVLQIIPTLFMISLIVYGLLALKPGDPIDELRFGNPGFTQADYERLIKLYGLDKPWYFRYWYWLGRAVQGDFGPSRRYGMPAAEYIFRYRLPNTLILSGLSLLVAFMVAVPAGVFSALRQHSVLDYAITFVNFIGVSVPIFWLGIMLIYLFAVWLRVLPAGSVQTPGIVGGWAQFLDRARHVILPVTALSALQMASWTRFMRSSMLEVLNLDYVRTARAKGVAERTVTYRHALRNAILPIITLVGLAIPTVFSGAVLTETVFNWPGMGRAIFDSIIANDFNVAMVALMFISLLILAFNLLADLAYALADPRIRYD, encoded by the coding sequence GTGACGGCCTATATCATCCGGCGGGTCCTGCAGATCATCCCGACCCTGTTCATGATCTCACTCATCGTCTATGGCCTTCTCGCCCTCAAGCCCGGCGACCCAATCGACGAGCTCCGCTTCGGCAATCCAGGTTTCACCCAAGCCGACTACGAGCGGCTCATCAAGCTGTACGGCTTGGACAAACCGTGGTACTTCCGCTACTGGTACTGGCTGGGCCGTGCCGTGCAGGGGGACTTCGGCCCGTCCCGCCGGTACGGGATGCCTGCCGCGGAGTACATCTTTCGCTATCGGTTGCCGAACACCCTTATCCTTTCAGGGCTGTCGCTCCTCGTCGCGTTTATGGTCGCGGTACCTGCCGGGGTTTTTTCCGCACTACGTCAACACAGCGTGCTCGACTACGCGATCACGTTTGTCAACTTCATCGGGGTCTCGGTTCCGATCTTCTGGCTGGGGATCATGCTGATCTACCTGTTCGCCGTCTGGTTACGCGTTCTGCCAGCGGGGAGCGTCCAGACCCCGGGGATCGTTGGTGGGTGGGCCCAGTTCCTGGACCGGGCTCGGCACGTGATCCTCCCGGTCACGGCGCTCTCAGCGCTTCAGATGGCGTCTTGGACCCGGTTCATGCGCAGCTCGATGCTCGAGGTACTCAACCTGGATTACGTGCGCACCGCTCGGGCCAAGGGAGTGGCCGAACGGACCGTCACCTACCGCCATGCGTTGCGAAATGCGATCCTCCCGATCATCACCCTGGTCGGGCTGGCCATCCCAACTGTGTTCTCCGGGGCCGTGCTTACCGAGACCGTGTTCAACTGGCCGGGCATGGGCAGGGCCATCTTCGACTCCATCATTGCCAACGACTTCAACGTGGCCATGGTCGCCCTGATGTTCATCTCGCTTCTCATCCTTGCGTTCAACCTGCTGGCCGACCTCGCCTATGCCTTGGCCGACCCGCGGATCCGCTATGACTGA